AATAACATGGAACGGGTGTCACGCTTTGCTACACCGCTTAATATTGAATTTGTGCATCAGGCTCGTAAACCGAGCAATGCTCCTTTTCTCAAAGCGATGAAGCAGATGGAGTTGCCACCGGAGCAAACGATTGTGGTGGGAGACCAAATGCTTACAGATGTATACGGCGGCAATCGGCTTGGCCTGTATACCGTATTGGTGTTGCCAATCTCCGTTAAGGATGAAGGGTTCGGCACAAGATTTAATCGCCGGGTAGAGCGAGTTGCTCTGACACGGCTTCGTAAAAAAGGATTGTGGCACGAGGAGGATAAATAGTAATGAACGAACAAAGTGAAACACAGCGTCCTGAGAAATGTAGCGGTTGTGGTATCAAGCTTCAGATGGAGCATAAGGATCAACCAGGATACCTTCCGGAAGTTGCACTAGATCGGGACCCTGTGATTTGCCAGCGCTGTTTCCGGATTAAGAATTATAACGAGGCTTCATCCGTTTCTGTGAATCAGGATGAATTTCTTCGCTTGCTGAGTGGAGTAGGGGAGAAGAATGCACTTGTTATTCATATTGTTGACATTTTCGATTTCGAAGGCAGTTTGATTTCCGGCCTGCAGCGGTTTGTCGGCAATAACCCAGTTATTCTTGCAGTGAATAAATGTGATTTGCTACCTAAGGTTACAAACTGGAATAAATTGCGTAACTGGATGCAGCAACGCTGTAAAGAGGAAGGACTGCGGACGGCTGAAATTGTCCTCTGTAGTGCAAAACGTAATCAAGGGTTTGACCGTTTGCTGGAAGCCGTAACAGAACTGCGTGGTGGGCGTGATGTTTATGTAGTGGGTGCAACGAATGTAGGGAAGTCCACGCTTATCAACCGTCTGATTTCGGACTATAGTGATTTGGAGCA
The window above is part of the Paenibacillus sp. FSL K6-0276 genome. Proteins encoded here:
- a CDS encoding YqeG family HAD IIIA-type phosphatase — translated: MFEMLVPKLRVNTVFDISLEELYRQGYRGIITDLDNTLVGAKAPVATPELLLWFEKVKEVGFKLIIVSNNNMERVSRFATPLNIEFVHQARKPSNAPFLKAMKQMELPPEQTIVVGDQMLTDVYGGNRLGLYTVLVLPISVKDEGFGTRFNRRVERVALTRLRKKGLWHEEDK
- the yqeH gene encoding ribosome biogenesis GTPase YqeH, with the protein product MNEQSETQRPEKCSGCGIKLQMEHKDQPGYLPEVALDRDPVICQRCFRIKNYNEASSVSVNQDEFLRLLSGVGEKNALVIHIVDIFDFEGSLISGLQRFVGNNPVILAVNKCDLLPKVTNWNKLRNWMQQRCKEEGLRTAEIVLCSAKRNQGFDRLLEAVTELRGGRDVYVVGATNVGKSTLINRLISDYSDLEQELTTSRYPGTTLDTVKIPLDDGHYIIDTPGIVYPWRYSELVERQDLDAVMPANPLKPAVYQLNEGQTLFFGGLGRFDFVQGPHQSFTCFISGTLKIHRTKLERADSLYADHRGEMLSPPGSDRMDKLPSWQRHEFRINRGSQSDLYISGLGWIKVNGTEGAVVAIHVPRGVKVLTRPSMI